From one Phycodurus eques isolate BA_2022a chromosome 6, UOR_Pequ_1.1, whole genome shotgun sequence genomic stretch:
- the b3gnt2a gene encoding N-acetyllactosaminide beta-1,3-N-acetylglucosaminyltransferase 2a isoform X1 has protein sequence MFPNVPLFPGVGEAARSPPGGLLQTQAWTLRPRAFQLQLGINVAALVRRSWCLLCAMLLLNVLVCCILATLSWKLRQDQSGLLKLVSVRSGNWSGPSFWNTEQRRLNFIGPRDSCEADRRVVTQQVWDYNALPRRLQDFLLYIHCRKSSVLQAPGPRGRPPDLFLLLAVKSLVPHFGRRQAIRQTWGRAGVLANRTVATVFLLGQMSPEDHYPDLRGMLGKEAALHRDLLQWEFRDTPLNSSLKEALFLQWFHRNCPWTRFVLEAHDDSFINTFQVLDFLETLPRASSNFLFIGDVINDGRPPRDRGLLDFVPPSIFTGAYPPYAASGGFLLSGEVAVRLHNVSRRVLLFPVHDVYMGLCLRELGLVPQKHPGFATLLVRPDHDDDKERGEVVCVDRRLMVVSGHTPQEILRMWSTAGVRLCQATATQEHAQEPTLN, from the exons ATGTTCCCAAACGTTCCCCTGTTTCCTGGAGTCGGTGAAGCAGCAAGAAGTCCTCCTGGAGGTCTTCTCCAGACTCAAGCATGGACCTTGAGACCTCGTGCGTTTCAGTTGCAGTTGGGCATCAACGTGGCGGCTTTGGTGCGAAGGAGCTGGTGTTTGCTCTGCGCCATGCTGCTGCTCAACGTGTTGGTGTGTTGCATCCTTGCGACTCTTAGCTGGAAACTTCGCCAGGACCAAAGCGGACTCCTCAAGCTGGTTTCTGTTCGATCCGGGAACTGGTCGGGCCCATCCTTCTGGAACACCGAGCAGCGGCGGCTGAACTTCATCGGGCCTCGGGACTCGTGTGAAGCGGACCGCAGAGTTGTCACGCAG CAGGTTTGGGACTACAATGCACTGCCTCGCCGCCTCCAGGACTTTCTGCTATACATCCACTGCAGGAAGTCCAGTGTGCTTCAGGCTCCAGGTCCGAGGGGCAGGCCGCCGGATCTTTTCCTGCTGCTTGCCGTCAAGTCTCTGGTGCCACATTTCGGGCGGCGGCAGGCCATCCGCCAGACGTGGGGCCGCGCCGGCGTCCTGGCCAACCGCACAGTGGCCACCGTCTTCCTGCTGGGACAGATGTCACCCGAGGACCATTACCCAGACCTGCGAGGCATGTTGGGCAAGGAGGCGGCGCTTCACCGGGACCTGCTCCAATGGGAGTTCAGGGACACGCCCCTCAACTCGAGCCTGAAGGAGGCGCTCTTCCTGCAGTGGTTCCATCGCAATTGTCCGTGGACCCGGTTTGTCCTGGAGGCCCATGACGACAGTTTCATCAACACGTTCCAAGTGTTGGACTTCCTGGAGACTCTGCCGCGTGCCAGCAGCAACTTCCTGTTCATCGGTGATGTCATCAACGATGGACGACCACCCAGAGACCGGGGCCTTCTGGACTTCGTTCCGCCGAGCATTTTCACAGGAGCGTATCCGCCCTACGCTGCGTCCGGGGGTTTTCTGCTCTCCGGGGAGGTGGCTGTACGTCTTCACAACGTCTCGCGACGCGTCCTTCTGTTCCCGGTCCACGATGTCTACATGGGCCTGTGCCTCCGCGAGCTGGGTCTGGTCCCACAGAAGCACCCGGGTTTCGCCACGCTCCTCGTCCGCCCCGACCACGACGATGACAAGGAGCGTGGCGAGGTTGTGTGCGTGGACAGGAGGTTGATGGTGGTGAGCGGTCACACGCCGCAGGAGATACTCAGGATGTGGAGCACCGCGGGGGTGCGGCTGTGCCAGGCAACGGCTACACAAGAACATGCACAAGAACCGACACTTAATTAG
- the b3gnt2a gene encoding N-acetyllactosaminide beta-1,3-N-acetylglucosaminyltransferase 2a isoform X3, with product MMWSRQLVDLQLGINVAALVRRSWCLLCAMLLLNVLVCCILATLSWKLRQDQSGLLKLVSVRSGNWSGPSFWNTEQRRLNFIGPRDSCEADRRVVTQQVWDYNALPRRLQDFLLYIHCRKSSVLQAPGPRGRPPDLFLLLAVKSLVPHFGRRQAIRQTWGRAGVLANRTVATVFLLGQMSPEDHYPDLRGMLGKEAALHRDLLQWEFRDTPLNSSLKEALFLQWFHRNCPWTRFVLEAHDDSFINTFQVLDFLETLPRASSNFLFIGDVINDGRPPRDRGLLDFVPPSIFTGAYPPYAASGGFLLSGEVAVRLHNVSRRVLLFPVHDVYMGLCLRELGLVPQKHPGFATLLVRPDHDDDKERGEVVCVDRRLMVVSGHTPQEILRMWSTAGVRLCQATATQEHAQEPTLN from the exons ATGATGTGGAGTAGACAGTTGGTGGAT TTGCAGTTGGGCATCAACGTGGCGGCTTTGGTGCGAAGGAGCTGGTGTTTGCTCTGCGCCATGCTGCTGCTCAACGTGTTGGTGTGTTGCATCCTTGCGACTCTTAGCTGGAAACTTCGCCAGGACCAAAGCGGACTCCTCAAGCTGGTTTCTGTTCGATCCGGGAACTGGTCGGGCCCATCCTTCTGGAACACCGAGCAGCGGCGGCTGAACTTCATCGGGCCTCGGGACTCGTGTGAAGCGGACCGCAGAGTTGTCACGCAG CAGGTTTGGGACTACAATGCACTGCCTCGCCGCCTCCAGGACTTTCTGCTATACATCCACTGCAGGAAGTCCAGTGTGCTTCAGGCTCCAGGTCCGAGGGGCAGGCCGCCGGATCTTTTCCTGCTGCTTGCCGTCAAGTCTCTGGTGCCACATTTCGGGCGGCGGCAGGCCATCCGCCAGACGTGGGGCCGCGCCGGCGTCCTGGCCAACCGCACAGTGGCCACCGTCTTCCTGCTGGGACAGATGTCACCCGAGGACCATTACCCAGACCTGCGAGGCATGTTGGGCAAGGAGGCGGCGCTTCACCGGGACCTGCTCCAATGGGAGTTCAGGGACACGCCCCTCAACTCGAGCCTGAAGGAGGCGCTCTTCCTGCAGTGGTTCCATCGCAATTGTCCGTGGACCCGGTTTGTCCTGGAGGCCCATGACGACAGTTTCATCAACACGTTCCAAGTGTTGGACTTCCTGGAGACTCTGCCGCGTGCCAGCAGCAACTTCCTGTTCATCGGTGATGTCATCAACGATGGACGACCACCCAGAGACCGGGGCCTTCTGGACTTCGTTCCGCCGAGCATTTTCACAGGAGCGTATCCGCCCTACGCTGCGTCCGGGGGTTTTCTGCTCTCCGGGGAGGTGGCTGTACGTCTTCACAACGTCTCGCGACGCGTCCTTCTGTTCCCGGTCCACGATGTCTACATGGGCCTGTGCCTCCGCGAGCTGGGTCTGGTCCCACAGAAGCACCCGGGTTTCGCCACGCTCCTCGTCCGCCCCGACCACGACGATGACAAGGAGCGTGGCGAGGTTGTGTGCGTGGACAGGAGGTTGATGGTGGTGAGCGGTCACACGCCGCAGGAGATACTCAGGATGTGGAGCACCGCGGGGGTGCGGCTGTGCCAGGCAACGGCTACACAAGAACATGCACAAGAACCGACACTTAATTAG
- the commd1 gene encoding COMM domain-containing protein 1, with amino-acid sequence MAEAEANRSSSLGALLNGVAQQIFYRNSDVTEEMLKSQLYPEATQQHFKALYDKMKALLMSMATADMDHAQLEAFLTAQTRKQGAGGVTPEQAAALARFWKAQRGRVHESLLLAQSRWEPTLRGLSWRVDLQTAVGRGGPPPSGPVALLELELGGGGGKEPDFVCLEMNDHSIRHMLKKMADIQAAVEGVVQGT; translated from the exons ATGGCGGAAGCAGAGGCAAACAGAAGTTCGTCGTTGGGCGCGCTGCTCAACGGCGTCGCCCAGCAAATATTTTACCGTAACAGCGACGTGACGGAGGAGATGTTGAAAAGCCAACTTTACCCCGAGGCCACACAGCAACACTTTAAGGCTTTGTACGACAAAATGAAGGCGCTGCTTATG TCCATGGCCACGGCTGACATGGACCACGCCCAGCTGGAGGCCTTCCTCACAGCCCAGACCCGCAAGCAAGGGGCTGGCGGCGTCACCCCAGAGCAGGCCGCCGCCCTGGCCCGCTTCTGGAAGGCCCAGCGCGGACGTGTCCACGAAAGCCTTCTTCTTGCGCAAAGCCGCTGGGAGCCCACGCTCAGGGGCCTGTCATGGAGGGTGGACCTCCAGACGGCGGTGGGTCGCGGGGGGCCGCCCCCCAGCGGTCCTGTCGCTCTGCTGGAGCTGGAgctgggcggcggcggcggcaag GAGCCGGACTTTGTGTGTCTGGAGATGAACGACCACAGCATACGGCACATGCTGAAAAAGATGGCTGACATCCAGGCCGCCGTTGAAGGTGTCGTTCAGGGCACTTGA
- the b3gnt2a gene encoding N-acetyllactosaminide beta-1,3-N-acetylglucosaminyltransferase 2a isoform X5 → MDLETSWKLRQDQSGLLKLVSVRSGNWSGPSFWNTEQRRLNFIGPRDSCEADRRVVTQQVWDYNALPRRLQDFLLYIHCRKSSVLQAPGPRGRPPDLFLLLAVKSLVPHFGRRQAIRQTWGRAGVLANRTVATVFLLGQMSPEDHYPDLRGMLGKEAALHRDLLQWEFRDTPLNSSLKEALFLQWFHRNCPWTRFVLEAHDDSFINTFQVLDFLETLPRASSNFLFIGDVINDGRPPRDRGLLDFVPPSIFTGAYPPYAASGGFLLSGEVAVRLHNVSRRVLLFPVHDVYMGLCLRELGLVPQKHPGFATLLVRPDHDDDKERGEVVCVDRRLMVVSGHTPQEILRMWSTAGVRLCQATATQEHAQEPTLN, encoded by the exons ATGGACCTTGAGACCTC CTGGAAACTTCGCCAGGACCAAAGCGGACTCCTCAAGCTGGTTTCTGTTCGATCCGGGAACTGGTCGGGCCCATCCTTCTGGAACACCGAGCAGCGGCGGCTGAACTTCATCGGGCCTCGGGACTCGTGTGAAGCGGACCGCAGAGTTGTCACGCAG CAGGTTTGGGACTACAATGCACTGCCTCGCCGCCTCCAGGACTTTCTGCTATACATCCACTGCAGGAAGTCCAGTGTGCTTCAGGCTCCAGGTCCGAGGGGCAGGCCGCCGGATCTTTTCCTGCTGCTTGCCGTCAAGTCTCTGGTGCCACATTTCGGGCGGCGGCAGGCCATCCGCCAGACGTGGGGCCGCGCCGGCGTCCTGGCCAACCGCACAGTGGCCACCGTCTTCCTGCTGGGACAGATGTCACCCGAGGACCATTACCCAGACCTGCGAGGCATGTTGGGCAAGGAGGCGGCGCTTCACCGGGACCTGCTCCAATGGGAGTTCAGGGACACGCCCCTCAACTCGAGCCTGAAGGAGGCGCTCTTCCTGCAGTGGTTCCATCGCAATTGTCCGTGGACCCGGTTTGTCCTGGAGGCCCATGACGACAGTTTCATCAACACGTTCCAAGTGTTGGACTTCCTGGAGACTCTGCCGCGTGCCAGCAGCAACTTCCTGTTCATCGGTGATGTCATCAACGATGGACGACCACCCAGAGACCGGGGCCTTCTGGACTTCGTTCCGCCGAGCATTTTCACAGGAGCGTATCCGCCCTACGCTGCGTCCGGGGGTTTTCTGCTCTCCGGGGAGGTGGCTGTACGTCTTCACAACGTCTCGCGACGCGTCCTTCTGTTCCCGGTCCACGATGTCTACATGGGCCTGTGCCTCCGCGAGCTGGGTCTGGTCCCACAGAAGCACCCGGGTTTCGCCACGCTCCTCGTCCGCCCCGACCACGACGATGACAAGGAGCGTGGCGAGGTTGTGTGCGTGGACAGGAGGTTGATGGTGGTGAGCGGTCACACGCCGCAGGAGATACTCAGGATGTGGAGCACCGCGGGGGTGCGGCTGTGCCAGGCAACGGCTACACAAGAACATGCACAAGAACCGACACTTAATTAG
- the b3gnt2a gene encoding N-acetyllactosaminide beta-1,3-N-acetylglucosaminyltransferase 2a isoform X2, with the protein MFPNVPLFPGVGEAARSPPGGLLQTQAWTLRPRAFQLQLGINVAALVRRSWCLLCAMLLLNVLVCCILATLSWKLRQDQSGLLKLVSVRSGNWSGPSFWNTEQRRLNFIGPRDSCEADRRVVTQVWDYNALPRRLQDFLLYIHCRKSSVLQAPGPRGRPPDLFLLLAVKSLVPHFGRRQAIRQTWGRAGVLANRTVATVFLLGQMSPEDHYPDLRGMLGKEAALHRDLLQWEFRDTPLNSSLKEALFLQWFHRNCPWTRFVLEAHDDSFINTFQVLDFLETLPRASSNFLFIGDVINDGRPPRDRGLLDFVPPSIFTGAYPPYAASGGFLLSGEVAVRLHNVSRRVLLFPVHDVYMGLCLRELGLVPQKHPGFATLLVRPDHDDDKERGEVVCVDRRLMVVSGHTPQEILRMWSTAGVRLCQATATQEHAQEPTLN; encoded by the exons ATGTTCCCAAACGTTCCCCTGTTTCCTGGAGTCGGTGAAGCAGCAAGAAGTCCTCCTGGAGGTCTTCTCCAGACTCAAGCATGGACCTTGAGACCTCGTGCGTTTCAGTTGCAGTTGGGCATCAACGTGGCGGCTTTGGTGCGAAGGAGCTGGTGTTTGCTCTGCGCCATGCTGCTGCTCAACGTGTTGGTGTGTTGCATCCTTGCGACTCTTAGCTGGAAACTTCGCCAGGACCAAAGCGGACTCCTCAAGCTGGTTTCTGTTCGATCCGGGAACTGGTCGGGCCCATCCTTCTGGAACACCGAGCAGCGGCGGCTGAACTTCATCGGGCCTCGGGACTCGTGTGAAGCGGACCGCAGAGTTGTCACGCAG GTTTGGGACTACAATGCACTGCCTCGCCGCCTCCAGGACTTTCTGCTATACATCCACTGCAGGAAGTCCAGTGTGCTTCAGGCTCCAGGTCCGAGGGGCAGGCCGCCGGATCTTTTCCTGCTGCTTGCCGTCAAGTCTCTGGTGCCACATTTCGGGCGGCGGCAGGCCATCCGCCAGACGTGGGGCCGCGCCGGCGTCCTGGCCAACCGCACAGTGGCCACCGTCTTCCTGCTGGGACAGATGTCACCCGAGGACCATTACCCAGACCTGCGAGGCATGTTGGGCAAGGAGGCGGCGCTTCACCGGGACCTGCTCCAATGGGAGTTCAGGGACACGCCCCTCAACTCGAGCCTGAAGGAGGCGCTCTTCCTGCAGTGGTTCCATCGCAATTGTCCGTGGACCCGGTTTGTCCTGGAGGCCCATGACGACAGTTTCATCAACACGTTCCAAGTGTTGGACTTCCTGGAGACTCTGCCGCGTGCCAGCAGCAACTTCCTGTTCATCGGTGATGTCATCAACGATGGACGACCACCCAGAGACCGGGGCCTTCTGGACTTCGTTCCGCCGAGCATTTTCACAGGAGCGTATCCGCCCTACGCTGCGTCCGGGGGTTTTCTGCTCTCCGGGGAGGTGGCTGTACGTCTTCACAACGTCTCGCGACGCGTCCTTCTGTTCCCGGTCCACGATGTCTACATGGGCCTGTGCCTCCGCGAGCTGGGTCTGGTCCCACAGAAGCACCCGGGTTTCGCCACGCTCCTCGTCCGCCCCGACCACGACGATGACAAGGAGCGTGGCGAGGTTGTGTGCGTGGACAGGAGGTTGATGGTGGTGAGCGGTCACACGCCGCAGGAGATACTCAGGATGTGGAGCACCGCGGGGGTGCGGCTGTGCCAGGCAACGGCTACACAAGAACATGCACAAGAACCGACACTTAATTAG
- the b3gnt2a gene encoding N-acetyllactosaminide beta-1,3-N-acetylglucosaminyltransferase 2a isoform X4, with protein MMWSRQLVDLGINVAALVRRSWCLLCAMLLLNVLVCCILATLSWKLRQDQSGLLKLVSVRSGNWSGPSFWNTEQRRLNFIGPRDSCEADRRVVTQQVWDYNALPRRLQDFLLYIHCRKSSVLQAPGPRGRPPDLFLLLAVKSLVPHFGRRQAIRQTWGRAGVLANRTVATVFLLGQMSPEDHYPDLRGMLGKEAALHRDLLQWEFRDTPLNSSLKEALFLQWFHRNCPWTRFVLEAHDDSFINTFQVLDFLETLPRASSNFLFIGDVINDGRPPRDRGLLDFVPPSIFTGAYPPYAASGGFLLSGEVAVRLHNVSRRVLLFPVHDVYMGLCLRELGLVPQKHPGFATLLVRPDHDDDKERGEVVCVDRRLMVVSGHTPQEILRMWSTAGVRLCQATATQEHAQEPTLN; from the exons ATGATGTGGAGTAGACAGTTGGTGGAT TTGGGCATCAACGTGGCGGCTTTGGTGCGAAGGAGCTGGTGTTTGCTCTGCGCCATGCTGCTGCTCAACGTGTTGGTGTGTTGCATCCTTGCGACTCTTAGCTGGAAACTTCGCCAGGACCAAAGCGGACTCCTCAAGCTGGTTTCTGTTCGATCCGGGAACTGGTCGGGCCCATCCTTCTGGAACACCGAGCAGCGGCGGCTGAACTTCATCGGGCCTCGGGACTCGTGTGAAGCGGACCGCAGAGTTGTCACGCAG CAGGTTTGGGACTACAATGCACTGCCTCGCCGCCTCCAGGACTTTCTGCTATACATCCACTGCAGGAAGTCCAGTGTGCTTCAGGCTCCAGGTCCGAGGGGCAGGCCGCCGGATCTTTTCCTGCTGCTTGCCGTCAAGTCTCTGGTGCCACATTTCGGGCGGCGGCAGGCCATCCGCCAGACGTGGGGCCGCGCCGGCGTCCTGGCCAACCGCACAGTGGCCACCGTCTTCCTGCTGGGACAGATGTCACCCGAGGACCATTACCCAGACCTGCGAGGCATGTTGGGCAAGGAGGCGGCGCTTCACCGGGACCTGCTCCAATGGGAGTTCAGGGACACGCCCCTCAACTCGAGCCTGAAGGAGGCGCTCTTCCTGCAGTGGTTCCATCGCAATTGTCCGTGGACCCGGTTTGTCCTGGAGGCCCATGACGACAGTTTCATCAACACGTTCCAAGTGTTGGACTTCCTGGAGACTCTGCCGCGTGCCAGCAGCAACTTCCTGTTCATCGGTGATGTCATCAACGATGGACGACCACCCAGAGACCGGGGCCTTCTGGACTTCGTTCCGCCGAGCATTTTCACAGGAGCGTATCCGCCCTACGCTGCGTCCGGGGGTTTTCTGCTCTCCGGGGAGGTGGCTGTACGTCTTCACAACGTCTCGCGACGCGTCCTTCTGTTCCCGGTCCACGATGTCTACATGGGCCTGTGCCTCCGCGAGCTGGGTCTGGTCCCACAGAAGCACCCGGGTTTCGCCACGCTCCTCGTCCGCCCCGACCACGACGATGACAAGGAGCGTGGCGAGGTTGTGTGCGTGGACAGGAGGTTGATGGTGGTGAGCGGTCACACGCCGCAGGAGATACTCAGGATGTGGAGCACCGCGGGGGTGCGGCTGTGCCAGGCAACGGCTACACAAGAACATGCACAAGAACCGACACTTAATTAG